In Tachyglossus aculeatus isolate mTacAcu1 unplaced genomic scaffold, mTacAcu1.pri scaffold_115_arrow_ctg1, whole genome shotgun sequence, a genomic segment contains:
- the LOC119922627 gene encoding olfactory receptor 14A2-like, whose product MKKYATIPFCKLCPFSETPWTVHRFSQNVTNITTVTEFFLLWFSDIRELQLAHSTLFLQVYLVLLVILLVGAELLILTLMFYNRYVVICLPLCYNVTINRETCLKMATSSWIGGGIFGVMYTAGPFSLRFCGLPVAPQFFCDAPSLLMVSCSETHVVFNFSLASGFVCSSFSSVSFVTLYIRIFWAELRMPATEGRGKAFSTCLPHLTIVTVFLFTASVAFLKPPSDSPSAVDLLVSLLYTTVTPLPEPPNLQPEEKNLEGCPGEGPEWGIHSL is encoded by the exons ATGAAGAAGTATGCAACT aTTCCTTTCTGTAAATTATGCCCCTTCTCTGAGACTCCTTGGACAGTCCACAGATTCTCCCAGAACGTGACCAACATAACCACTGTGACCGAATTCTTCCTGCTGTGGTTCtcagacatccgggagctgcagctggcccacTCCACGCTGTTCCTCCAGGTCTatctg GTCTTGTTGGTGATTTTGTTAGTTGGTGCGGAACTGCTCATCCTCACGCTAATGTTCTACAACCGCTACGTGGTTATCTGCCTCCCACTGTGCTATAATGTCACCATAAACCGAGAGACCTGTTTAAAGATGGCCACTTCCTCCTGGATCGGCGGGGGTATATTTGGGGTGATGTACACGGCGGGGCCATTCTCCCTGCGCTTCTGTGGGTTGCCTGTTGCTCCACAATTCTTCTGTGATGCCCCTTCCTTGCTGATGGTCTCATGTTCTGAGACTCACGTGGTTTTTAATTTCAGCTTGGCCTCTGGGTTTGTTTGTTCTtcattctcctctgtctccttcgTCACCTTGTATATCCGCATCTTCTGGGCCGAGCTGAGGATGCCTGCCACCGAGGGCCGGGGAAAGGCCTTCTCTACCTGCTTACCCCACCTCACTATCGTCACTGTTTTTCTCTTTACGGCTTCGGTTGCCTTTCTTAAAcctccctcagactccccctcagccgtggacctgctggtgtccctgCTCTACACCACGGTAAcgcccctccctgaaccccctaatctacagcctgaggaaaagAATCTtgaaggctgccctggagaaGGTCCTGAGTGGGGGATCCATTCCCTctga